A single genomic interval of uncultured Sphaerochaeta sp. harbors:
- a CDS encoding uracil-DNA glycosylase gives MSEREEKREQLASSLMDFIYLCDEAEAVIGNKDVSYSERVDFSQVVDTVLPLPLDKDSIQGTNLKQLESLVSRCSKCRLSEGRHHTVFGEGVVPARLMVIGEGPGAEEDASGRAFVGRAGKYLDSWLSSISMDRETNVYIANIVKCRPPENRNPQSDEVQACIGYLKRQIQLIKPEIILLVGSVAARSLLDVTDGVGKLRGRFHRYGGVPVLVTYHPAGVLRNPEYRRPVWEDLKKVAAYLIIQLPRRS, from the coding sequence ATGAGTGAACGTGAAGAGAAACGAGAACAGCTGGCTTCTTCTCTGATGGACTTTATCTATCTCTGTGATGAAGCGGAGGCGGTGATAGGAAACAAGGATGTAAGCTACAGCGAACGTGTGGATTTCTCCCAGGTAGTTGATACCGTGCTCCCCCTTCCCTTGGACAAGGATTCCATACAAGGAACCAACCTTAAACAGCTTGAATCCTTGGTCAGTAGATGTTCCAAATGCAGGCTCAGCGAGGGACGCCACCATACGGTATTTGGGGAGGGTGTTGTACCTGCCCGTCTGATGGTTATCGGAGAAGGGCCTGGTGCCGAGGAGGATGCTTCAGGACGTGCGTTTGTAGGAAGAGCAGGAAAGTATCTTGATAGCTGGCTCTCTTCCATCTCCATGGACCGTGAAACCAATGTCTATATTGCCAACATTGTGAAATGCCGCCCTCCGGAGAATAGGAATCCCCAAAGTGATGAGGTGCAAGCCTGTATCGGGTATCTCAAGCGACAGATTCAGCTCATCAAACCAGAGATTATCTTGCTCGTGGGATCAGTTGCAGCTCGTTCCCTACTTGATGTTACAGACGGTGTGGGGAAGTTGCGCGGCAGGTTCCATCGGTATGGAGGGGTTCCTGTACTGGTGACCTATCACCCGGCAGGTGTATTGCGCAATCCTGAATATCGTAGACCGGTTTGGGAAGACTTGAAAAAAGTAGCAGCATATTTGATTATCCAGCTCCCCAGGAGGTCGTGA
- the truA gene encoding tRNA pseudouridine(38-40) synthase TruA: protein MPRTDWRRPPLQQIDPSRRRIRLTVSYHGSHYSGWQRQKNALAVVQVLEEAVKTMIGEDVEIVGSGRTDSGVHALGQVCHMDIQNQKVRAEKFALALNRLLPLDIRILESSEVDSTFHARFTAMARMYRYYFKREQDMTAFDQSLVAKVRQFPSLDLLNGYASCIQGTHDFTTFTASGDVSSSKWRDIYESYWKMETDRWGGELLTYTICGNAFLYKMVRSLVGSMMDFAESGMTVEEFSSVLASKDRRRVGRTAQSCGLYMYRISYDEAEYAWFEEKHHE from the coding sequence ATGCCACGAACTGATTGGAGACGCCCCCCTTTGCAACAGATCGATCCCTCCCGCCGGCGTATCCGCCTGACGGTCTCATATCATGGTTCCCACTACAGCGGCTGGCAACGGCAGAAGAATGCCCTCGCCGTTGTCCAGGTTCTGGAAGAGGCTGTAAAGACCATGATTGGCGAAGATGTGGAAATTGTAGGAAGTGGAAGAACAGACAGCGGGGTGCATGCGCTTGGACAAGTCTGTCATATGGATATACAGAACCAGAAAGTCAGAGCGGAAAAGTTTGCTCTAGCCCTGAATAGGCTGCTTCCTCTGGATATCAGGATTTTGGAAAGCAGTGAGGTTGACAGTACTTTTCATGCCCGTTTTACGGCAATGGCTCGCATGTACCGTTACTACTTCAAGAGAGAGCAGGATATGACAGCCTTTGACCAAAGCTTGGTAGCGAAGGTGAGACAATTCCCTTCTCTTGACCTGCTTAACGGGTATGCTTCCTGTATTCAAGGAACTCATGACTTTACGACATTTACTGCAAGCGGTGATGTGTCTTCCAGTAAGTGGCGTGATATCTATGAATCCTACTGGAAGATGGAAACAGATCGCTGGGGTGGGGAACTCTTGACCTATACCATTTGCGGAAATGCTTTCTTGTACAAAATGGTACGTTCCTTGGTTGGTTCTATGATGGATTTTGCTGAGTCGGGTATGACGGTAGAGGAATTTTCATCTGTGCTTGCCAGCAAGGATCGCCGTAGGGTAGGACGAACTGCCCAATCATGTGGCCTGTATATGTACAGGATCAGCTACGATGAGGCTGAGTATGCTTGGTTTGAGGAGAAGCATCATGAGTGA
- the acpS gene encoding holo-ACP synthase, producing MVSGIGVDVVNIQRMERLSEHVKSRMFHPRELEEAKMMAEGVQAEFLAGRFAAKEALGKALGTGLAHLSLQDIWVERAASGKPELRFKGNVQALVGQRTAMLSISHDNPVAIAMVVLLGADDATN from the coding sequence ATGGTCAGTGGTATTGGCGTCGACGTGGTGAATATTCAACGGATGGAGAGACTCTCAGAACATGTGAAGTCCAGGATGTTTCATCCCAGGGAGCTTGAAGAGGCGAAGATGATGGCAGAGGGTGTCCAGGCTGAATTTCTTGCAGGTAGATTTGCTGCAAAGGAAGCTCTGGGGAAAGCCCTCGGAACCGGTCTTGCCCATCTTTCCTTGCAGGATATCTGGGTCGAAAGAGCAGCTTCCGGGAAGCCAGAACTACGTTTCAAAGGAAACGTTCAGGCGTTGGTTGGACAGAGGACTGCGATGCTCTCCATCAGTCATGACAATCCTGTCGCCATTGCAATGGTGGTTCTTCTAGGAGCTGATGATGCCACGAACTGA
- the cdaA gene encoding diadenylate cyclase CdaA — MVGDALQSMISLLRPALQVGFLAWLFYRFYVTIAQTKAQQLVKVLVVMFSFYAVSYILKLDVLLWFFRYISIPATIFICIVYQPELRRSFTQLWSGRSRLFRIGTQTTSSDQIDSILNACNVLVNKRRGALIVFPRRLGIKNITDSGTRLNADLSTSLILTVFDHDTPLHDGAMVVQGGRILAAGCYLPLSEQTDIKKSFGTRHRAALGLAEESDAVVLIVSEETGAISMTYNANLYYDLDTGTIKRMLLALFSYHDITPEDLLQETGSDEAE, encoded by the coding sequence ATGGTTGGCGATGCATTACAATCCATGATTTCATTGCTCCGTCCTGCTTTGCAGGTCGGTTTCCTTGCATGGTTGTTCTATCGATTCTATGTAACCATAGCTCAGACGAAAGCCCAGCAGCTGGTGAAAGTCTTGGTGGTAATGTTTTCTTTCTATGCAGTGAGTTATATCCTCAAGCTGGATGTTCTGCTCTGGTTTTTCAGGTATATCTCCATCCCTGCAACCATTTTTATCTGTATCGTTTATCAGCCTGAGCTTAGGCGTTCCTTCACCCAGCTCTGGAGTGGCCGAAGCAGATTGTTCCGCATTGGTACCCAGACCACCAGTAGCGATCAGATTGATTCAATTCTCAACGCATGCAATGTGTTGGTGAATAAACGAAGGGGAGCCTTGATTGTGTTCCCCCGTCGTCTGGGGATCAAGAACATCACCGACAGCGGGACAAGGCTCAATGCCGATCTGTCCACCAGTCTGATCCTTACCGTATTTGACCATGACACTCCGTTGCATGACGGGGCGATGGTTGTACAAGGCGGAAGAATACTCGCTGCAGGGTGCTACCTGCCCCTCAGTGAGCAAACCGACATCAAGAAAAGTTTTGGTACGCGGCATCGGGCCGCTCTTGGTTTGGCAGAGGAATCTGATGCTGTTGTCTTGATCGTCAGTGAGGAGACAGGGGCGATCAGCATGACCTATAATGCCAACCTCTACTATGACCTCGACACAGGTACCATCAAACGAATGCTGTTGGCCCTCTTCAGTTATCATGATATAACCCCAGAGGATTTGTTACAGGAGACGGGTAGTGATGAAGCTGAATAA
- the glpK gene encoding glycerol kinase GlpK has product MRYIGALDQGTTSTRFIIFDQSGSIVSSHQLEHEQIFVKPGWVEHDPWEIWDNSCECISKALKEINLKGSDIEGIGITNQRETVIAWNPKTGKVWHNAIVWQDLRGSDLINRLKEEVEASYLQDRSGLIFSPYFAASKIAWLLENVEGLRDAAEKGEAVFGTIDTWLTWNLTGGKAIVTDVSNASRYLLMNIESCTWDDELLELFDVPRQALPMIVPSSGMIYGTTTPSGPLRAEVPVCGILGDQQAALFGQACFTEGLGKSTYGTGGFLLVNTGEKLIKSTQGLLTTVAYQLGDHRPVYALEGSIAVAGSLVQWARDNLKLVENPQELDKLACSVSDCGGVYIVPAFSGLFAPYWRSDARGVIAGLTGYVNRAHLCRAILEATAFQVHDIYKAMERDSHIVMPSLKVDGGMTNSKPLMEFQADLLGVPVIRPLIVETTALGAAYAAGLSVGVWKDFDELSAYWKEGKRWESNMSEEEREQKVQFWKKAVNRTLDWECEEKE; this is encoded by the coding sequence GTGCGTTACATTGGAGCTTTGGATCAAGGGACTACGAGTACCCGATTTATCATTTTCGATCAGAGTGGAAGCATTGTCTCCTCGCATCAGTTGGAGCATGAGCAGATTTTCGTAAAACCCGGTTGGGTGGAACATGATCCTTGGGAAATCTGGGACAACAGCTGTGAATGCATCAGCAAAGCACTCAAAGAGATTAATCTGAAGGGAAGCGATATAGAAGGTATTGGGATTACCAACCAGAGAGAGACAGTAATCGCTTGGAATCCCAAGACAGGAAAAGTTTGGCACAACGCTATTGTCTGGCAGGATCTCAGGGGATCGGATTTGATTAATCGCCTGAAGGAAGAGGTCGAAGCAAGCTATCTCCAGGATCGCAGCGGATTGATCTTCAGCCCCTATTTTGCTGCATCTAAGATTGCCTGGTTGTTGGAGAATGTTGAAGGCCTACGTGATGCTGCAGAGAAAGGTGAGGCTGTATTCGGAACAATCGATACATGGTTAACCTGGAATCTGACTGGTGGGAAGGCAATTGTTACCGATGTGTCCAATGCCAGCCGCTATCTCCTGATGAATATAGAATCGTGTACCTGGGATGATGAGCTACTTGAGCTGTTCGATGTACCCAGACAAGCACTTCCAATGATCGTGCCTTCAAGTGGAATGATCTATGGAACAACCACCCCCAGTGGTCCCCTCAGGGCGGAGGTCCCTGTTTGCGGGATCTTGGGAGACCAGCAGGCCGCTCTCTTCGGGCAGGCGTGTTTCACGGAGGGCCTCGGGAAAAGCACCTATGGCACCGGTGGGTTCCTCTTGGTAAACACCGGAGAGAAGCTTATCAAGAGTACCCAGGGACTGCTTACCACGGTTGCCTACCAACTTGGGGACCACCGTCCCGTATATGCCTTGGAAGGTTCCATTGCAGTGGCTGGTTCCTTGGTCCAGTGGGCGCGTGATAACTTGAAACTGGTGGAAAATCCCCAAGAGCTGGACAAGCTGGCCTGCAGTGTGTCAGACTGCGGCGGAGTATACATCGTTCCAGCATTCAGTGGATTGTTCGCGCCTTATTGGCGGTCGGATGCACGAGGCGTCATTGCCGGTTTGACCGGGTATGTCAATCGTGCTCATCTATGCAGGGCAATCCTTGAGGCAACGGCATTCCAAGTCCATGATATCTATAAGGCCATGGAAAGGGATAGCCATATCGTGATGCCCAGCTTGAAGGTTGATGGAGGAATGACAAACAGCAAGCCGCTGATGGAGTTCCAGGCTGACTTGTTGGGTGTTCCGGTTATCAGGCCCTTGATCGTGGAGACCACGGCACTCGGTGCTGCCTATGCAGCAGGGCTGTCTGTTGGGGTTTGGAAAGATTTTGATGAGCTGTCTGCCTACTGGAAGGAAGGCAAACGGTGGGAATCGAATATGAGTGAGGAAGAACGCGAACAGAAAGTCCAATTCTGGAAGAAAGCGGTGAATCGTACCCTTGATTGGGAGTGCGAGGAGAAGGAGTAG
- a CDS encoding IS1634 family transposase: MTIELEPQAILPFDTDTGCYDCVRNIGHAAISQVFHSLGIHQFIDDRRKYLRCGYNLTSVMKLLVYERIISPGSKKAAWEGRGKYLDRMDFSPNDIYHSLSIFPGWKEDLLLQLHHRMVGQYGRDSTLMFYDVTNYYFEIDNEDGFRNKGVSKEHRKTPIVQMGLFMDDAGFPVTYELFPGNTNDGKTFSPMSAKARAQLGMDHLIFVADKAMMSGENVADVVTNHNGYIFSKSVRGGTDQLKKTVKDRKGYARFDKSGNRIAEHDDQSEVAFMYKVLDEVKDTHVRDAGGMRVSVKGVGHLQIVYWSARYAARAKLDRQAAVEKALAASHANSRDVIDNKHGKNKYLKTQVFDRNTRQQVEDYEAKAVFDFERLEEDESLDGFYVIETNVTGLRPRIDARGHETGELEPAFGAKSRWLKREGMLQLNRVVTPLDIVDMYHGLWKIEQTFRVTKSELEARPVFVSRKDRIDSHFLTCFISLLIVRILEHELHHEYSTEQIVESLRKANVVQLDSTTFKTLYYDPVLKRLYETMGIEFGHNIYSRSALRGMLAKTKK, from the coding sequence GTGACCATAGAGCTGGAACCCCAGGCCATCCTCCCCTTCGACACCGATACGGGCTGCTATGACTGCGTGAGGAACATAGGCCATGCAGCCATCAGCCAGGTCTTCCATTCCCTGGGCATCCACCAGTTCATCGACGACCGGCGCAAGTACCTGAGATGCGGGTACAACCTCACCTCGGTGATGAAGCTCCTGGTGTATGAGCGCATCATCAGCCCCGGGTCCAAGAAGGCGGCTTGGGAAGGCAGGGGCAAGTACCTCGACAGGATGGACTTCTCCCCCAACGACATCTACCATTCCCTGAGCATCTTCCCCGGGTGGAAGGAGGACCTGCTGCTGCAGCTGCACCACAGGATGGTGGGGCAGTACGGCAGGGACTCCACCCTCATGTTCTACGACGTGACCAACTACTACTTCGAGATCGACAACGAGGACGGGTTCCGGAACAAGGGGGTGAGCAAGGAGCACCGCAAGACGCCCATCGTCCAGATGGGGCTGTTCATGGACGATGCAGGCTTCCCGGTCACCTACGAGCTGTTCCCCGGGAACACCAATGACGGGAAGACCTTCTCCCCGATGAGCGCGAAGGCAAGGGCCCAGCTGGGCATGGACCATCTCATCTTCGTCGCCGACAAGGCGATGATGAGCGGGGAGAATGTCGCCGACGTGGTCACGAACCACAACGGGTACATCTTCAGCAAGTCGGTGCGCGGGGGTACCGACCAGCTCAAGAAGACCGTGAAGGACCGCAAGGGGTACGCCAGGTTCGACAAAAGCGGGAACCGGATTGCCGAGCATGACGACCAGAGCGAGGTGGCGTTCATGTACAAGGTGCTCGATGAGGTGAAGGACACCCATGTGAGGGATGCTGGAGGAATGAGGGTGAGCGTCAAGGGCGTAGGGCACCTGCAGATCGTCTACTGGTCGGCAAGGTACGCCGCCCGGGCGAAGCTGGACCGCCAGGCGGCGGTCGAGAAGGCCCTTGCAGCCTCACACGCGAACAGCAGGGATGTCATCGACAACAAGCATGGGAAGAACAAGTACCTGAAGACCCAGGTCTTCGACAGGAACACCCGGCAACAGGTTGAGGACTATGAGGCGAAGGCCGTCTTCGACTTCGAGCGGCTCGAGGAGGATGAGTCCCTCGACGGGTTCTATGTCATAGAGACCAATGTCACCGGCCTGAGGCCGCGTATCGATGCCAGGGGGCATGAGACCGGGGAACTTGAGCCTGCATTCGGGGCAAAGAGCCGCTGGCTGAAAAGGGAGGGGATGCTGCAGCTCAACCGGGTGGTCACACCCCTGGACATCGTGGACATGTACCATGGGCTGTGGAAAATCGAGCAGACCTTCCGGGTGACCAAGAGCGAGCTGGAGGCAAGACCGGTGTTCGTCTCGCGCAAGGACCGCATAGACTCCCACTTCCTGACCTGCTTCATCTCCCTTCTCATCGTGAGGATCCTCGAGCATGAGCTGCATCATGAGTATTCCACCGAACAGATCGTGGAGTCGCTGAGGAAAGCGAATGTGGTACAACTGGACAGCACCACGTTCAAGACGCTCTACTATGATCCTGTGCTGAAACGCTTGTACGAGACCATGGGTATAGAATTCGGGCACAACATCTACAGCCGCTCTGCATTGAGGGGCATGTTGGCCAAGACAAAGAAATAA